From Helicoverpa zea isolate HzStark_Cry1AcR chromosome 23, ilHelZeax1.1, whole genome shotgun sequence, one genomic window encodes:
- the LOC124641815 gene encoding zinc finger protein 490-like isoform X3 has product MDWQLTCRVCLETGDMVSLFDWDENNEQLGDKYTFCCGVEVNKNDSLPTLICLNCVDRLTYAYQFKQQCITSNDTLKECLEEFKKSSEAVSGGSSANVPTETETITIKQENGLLLQYELPVEHDPQGQWTRTLVKTPSSAVVTKAPGPRKRGRPRKYPNEQGQIELSPYQRKKPKNQEKEPEALTTLLAAGSLDLKQEPIDNEDDAFGHEEFGSADDDPDFEPAGEEQESEPETKELNPPPRKRGRPRKSLQDKPTKPKPKKQDGEDVLLKETILAFSEPIPEHILNPKPKKKYQNKKKYIYEKTHTCETCGASFTSNASLQAHIRRHLGIKPFVCSVCGYACVLNMELRRHMMRHTGVRPYKCRVCDRRFGDFGSRQKHERLHMGVRPYQCSLCGKSFTYSYVLANHMLTHTGEKKYSCGPCNKKFTKAHHLKYHNKVHHKELYIQQQLELEAKKMRQQINVSGLSGVISGQIVDGTLQLIHTGSEDGGEETQMQVVEETEDGGDDSEKETDRAVAGMQAVVLDAEFCMDDEVKAE; this is encoded by the exons ATGGATTGGCAATTAACGTGTCGGGTGTGTCTAGAAACCGGGGACATGGTTTCCCTCTTTGATTGGGACGAAAATAACGAACAACTTGGCGACAAGTACACCTTCTGTTGCGGCGTGGAG gtgAATAAAAACGATAGTTTGCCAACGCTAATATGCTTGAATTGCGTCGATCGGCTAACTTACGCGTATCAATTCAAGCAGCAGTGTATAACTTCCAACGATACTCTCAAAGAATGTTTGGAAGAATTCAAAAAGTCTTCGGAAGCCGTGTCGGGAGGGAGCTCCGCCAATG TACCAACGGAGACAGAAACAATCACAATAAAGCAGGAGAATGGTCTGCTTCTCCAATACGAGTTGCCGGTGGAGCATGACCCTCAAGGCCAATGGACTCGCACATTGGTGAAAACTCCCAGCAGTGCCGTTGTGACTAAGGCTCCGGGACCCAGGAAGAGAGGACGGCCTAGGAAATATCCTAATGAACAGGGACAGATTG AACTCTCACCGTACCAACGCAAGAAGCCTAAAAACCAAGAAAAGGAACCGGAAGCCTTAACCACACTCCTGGCCGCTGGCTCCCTGGACCTCAAACAAGAGCCCATTGACAATGAGGATGATGCTTTCGGTCATGAGG AATTTGGCAGTGCAGATGATGATCCTGACTTTGAGCCTGCTGGAGAGGAACAGGAATCTGAACCAGAAACTAAAGAATTG AATCCTCCGCCCCGCAAGCGCGGCCGACCACGCAAGTCCTTGCAAGACAAGCCTACTAAACCCAAACCTAAGAAACAGGACGGTGAAGATGTGCTACTCAAGGAAACTATCCTGGCATTCTCCGAGCCCATACCGGAACATATACTCAATCCAAAGCCTAAGAAGAAGTATCAGAACaagaagaaatatatttatgagaAGAC GCACACATGTGAGACTTGCGGCGCATCGTTTACATCCAACGCTTCTCTACAGGCGCATATTCGACGCCATCTTGGAATCAAACCGTTTGTTTGCAG CGTGTGCGGGTACGCGTGCGTTCTGAACATGGAGTTGCGCCGGCACATGATGCGCCACACGGGCGTCAGGCCGTACAAGTGTCGCGTCTGCGATCGACGCTTCGGGGACTTTGGAAGTCGACAGAAACATGAGAG ATTACACATGGGCGTCCGTCCGTACCAGTGTTCGCTGTGCGGCAAATCCTTCACGTACTCCTACGTGCTCGCCAACCATATGCTCACTCACACCGGGGAGAAGAAATACTC TTGCGGCCCCTGCAACAAGAAATTCACGAAAGCCCACCACCTAAAATACCACAACAAGGTACATCACAAAGAGCTGTACATACAACAGCAACTTGAACTGGAAGCCAAGAAGATGCGCCAACAGATCAACGTGTCCGGCCTGTCCGGGGTCATCTCCGGACAGATTGTGGATGGCACGCTGCAGCTTATACATACTGGATCTGAAG ATGGTGGTGAAGAAACACAAATGCAGGTAGTAGAGGAAACTGAAGATGGTGGGGATGATTCCGAGAAAGAGACTGATCGCGCCGTCGCCGGCATGCAAGCG gTTGTATTAGACGCTGAATTCTGCATGGACGACGAAGTGAAAGCGGAGTGA
- the LOC124641815 gene encoding myoneurin-like isoform X2 produces MDWQLTCRVCLETGDMVSLFDWDENNEQLGDKYTFCCGVEVNKNDSLPTLICLNCVDRLTYAYQFKQQCITSNDTLKECLEEFKKSSEAVSGGSSANVPTETETITIKQENGLLLQYELPVEHDPQGQWTRTLVKTPSSAVVTKAPGPRKRGRPRKYPNEQGQIELSPYQRKKPKNQEKEPEALTTLLAAGSLDLKQEPIDNEDDAFGHEGEGHQFSIEFGSADDDPDFEPAGEEQESEPETKELNPPPRKRGRPRKSLQDKPTKPKPKKQDGEDVLLKETILAFSEPIPEHILNPKPKKKYQNKKKYIYEKTHTCETCGASFTSNASLQAHIRRHLGIKPFVCSVCGFACVMREALKRHMQRHTGERPYKCRICDRRFGDYGTRQKHERLHMGVRPYQCSLCGKSFTYSYVLANHMLTHTGEKKYSCGPCNKKFTKAHHLKYHNKVHHKELYIQQQLELEAKKMRQQINVSGLSGVISGQIVDGTLQLIHTGSEDGGEETQMQVVEETEDGGDDSEKETDRAVAGMQAVVLDAEFCMDDEVKAE; encoded by the exons ATGGATTGGCAATTAACGTGTCGGGTGTGTCTAGAAACCGGGGACATGGTTTCCCTCTTTGATTGGGACGAAAATAACGAACAACTTGGCGACAAGTACACCTTCTGTTGCGGCGTGGAG gtgAATAAAAACGATAGTTTGCCAACGCTAATATGCTTGAATTGCGTCGATCGGCTAACTTACGCGTATCAATTCAAGCAGCAGTGTATAACTTCCAACGATACTCTCAAAGAATGTTTGGAAGAATTCAAAAAGTCTTCGGAAGCCGTGTCGGGAGGGAGCTCCGCCAATG TACCAACGGAGACAGAAACAATCACAATAAAGCAGGAGAATGGTCTGCTTCTCCAATACGAGTTGCCGGTGGAGCATGACCCTCAAGGCCAATGGACTCGCACATTGGTGAAAACTCCCAGCAGTGCCGTTGTGACTAAGGCTCCGGGACCCAGGAAGAGAGGACGGCCTAGGAAATATCCTAATGAACAGGGACAGATTG AACTCTCACCGTACCAACGCAAGAAGCCTAAAAACCAAGAAAAGGAACCGGAAGCCTTAACCACACTCCTGGCCGCTGGCTCCCTGGACCTCAAACAAGAGCCCATTGACAATGAGGATGATGCTTTCGGTCATGAGGGTGAGGGTCATCAGTTTAGCATTG AATTTGGCAGTGCAGATGATGATCCTGACTTTGAGCCTGCTGGAGAGGAACAGGAATCTGAACCAGAAACTAAAGAATTG AATCCTCCGCCCCGCAAGCGCGGCCGACCACGCAAGTCCTTGCAAGACAAGCCTACTAAACCCAAACCTAAGAAACAGGACGGTGAAGATGTGCTACTCAAGGAAACTATCCTGGCATTCTCCGAGCCCATACCGGAACATATACTCAATCCAAAGCCTAAGAAGAAGTATCAGAACaagaagaaatatatttatgagaAGAC GCACACATGTGAGACTTGCGGCGCATCGTTTACATCCAACGCTTCTCTACAGGCGCATATTCGACGCCATCTTGGAATCAAACCGTTTGTTTGCAG TGTATGCGGCTTCGCTTGCGTGATGCGCGAGGCGTTGAAGCGTCACATGCAACGTCACACCGGAGAGCGGCCGTACAAGTGCCGGATATGCGATCGACGGTTCGGAGACTATGGGACCCGGCAGAAGCATGAGAG ATTACACATGGGCGTCCGTCCGTACCAGTGTTCGCTGTGCGGCAAATCCTTCACGTACTCCTACGTGCTCGCCAACCATATGCTCACTCACACCGGGGAGAAGAAATACTC TTGCGGCCCCTGCAACAAGAAATTCACGAAAGCCCACCACCTAAAATACCACAACAAGGTACATCACAAAGAGCTGTACATACAACAGCAACTTGAACTGGAAGCCAAGAAGATGCGCCAACAGATCAACGTGTCCGGCCTGTCCGGGGTCATCTCCGGACAGATTGTGGATGGCACGCTGCAGCTTATACATACTGGATCTGAAG ATGGTGGTGAAGAAACACAAATGCAGGTAGTAGAGGAAACTGAAGATGGTGGGGATGATTCCGAGAAAGAGACTGATCGCGCCGTCGCCGGCATGCAAGCG gTTGTATTAGACGCTGAATTCTGCATGGACGACGAAGTGAAAGCGGAGTGA
- the LOC124641815 gene encoding zinc finger and SCAN domain-containing protein 31-like isoform X1: MDWQLTCRVCLETGDMVSLFDWDENNEQLGDKYTFCCGVEVNKNDSLPTLICLNCVDRLTYAYQFKQQCITSNDTLKECLEEFKKSSEAVSGGSSANVPTETETITIKQENGLLLQYELPVEHDPQGQWTRTLVKTPSSAVVTKAPGPRKRGRPRKYPNEQGQIELSPYQRKKPKNQEKEPEALTTLLAAGSLDLKQEPIDNEDDAFGHEGEGHQFSIEFGSADDDPDFEPAGEEQESEPETKELNPPPRKRGRPRKSLQDKPTKPKPKKQDGEDVLLKETILAFSEPIPEHILNPKPKKKYQNKKKYIYEKTHTCETCGASFTSNASLQAHIRRHLGIKPFVCSVCGYACVLNMELRRHMMRHTGVRPYKCRVCDRRFGDFGSRQKHERLHMGVRPYQCSLCGKSFTYSYVLANHMLTHTGEKKYSCGPCNKKFTKAHHLKYHNKVHHKELYIQQQLELEAKKMRQQINVSGLSGVISGQIVDGTLQLIHTGSEDGGEETQMQVVEETEDGGDDSEKETDRAVAGMQAVVLDAEFCMDDEVKAE, encoded by the exons ATGGATTGGCAATTAACGTGTCGGGTGTGTCTAGAAACCGGGGACATGGTTTCCCTCTTTGATTGGGACGAAAATAACGAACAACTTGGCGACAAGTACACCTTCTGTTGCGGCGTGGAG gtgAATAAAAACGATAGTTTGCCAACGCTAATATGCTTGAATTGCGTCGATCGGCTAACTTACGCGTATCAATTCAAGCAGCAGTGTATAACTTCCAACGATACTCTCAAAGAATGTTTGGAAGAATTCAAAAAGTCTTCGGAAGCCGTGTCGGGAGGGAGCTCCGCCAATG TACCAACGGAGACAGAAACAATCACAATAAAGCAGGAGAATGGTCTGCTTCTCCAATACGAGTTGCCGGTGGAGCATGACCCTCAAGGCCAATGGACTCGCACATTGGTGAAAACTCCCAGCAGTGCCGTTGTGACTAAGGCTCCGGGACCCAGGAAGAGAGGACGGCCTAGGAAATATCCTAATGAACAGGGACAGATTG AACTCTCACCGTACCAACGCAAGAAGCCTAAAAACCAAGAAAAGGAACCGGAAGCCTTAACCACACTCCTGGCCGCTGGCTCCCTGGACCTCAAACAAGAGCCCATTGACAATGAGGATGATGCTTTCGGTCATGAGGGTGAGGGTCATCAGTTTAGCATTG AATTTGGCAGTGCAGATGATGATCCTGACTTTGAGCCTGCTGGAGAGGAACAGGAATCTGAACCAGAAACTAAAGAATTG AATCCTCCGCCCCGCAAGCGCGGCCGACCACGCAAGTCCTTGCAAGACAAGCCTACTAAACCCAAACCTAAGAAACAGGACGGTGAAGATGTGCTACTCAAGGAAACTATCCTGGCATTCTCCGAGCCCATACCGGAACATATACTCAATCCAAAGCCTAAGAAGAAGTATCAGAACaagaagaaatatatttatgagaAGAC GCACACATGTGAGACTTGCGGCGCATCGTTTACATCCAACGCTTCTCTACAGGCGCATATTCGACGCCATCTTGGAATCAAACCGTTTGTTTGCAG CGTGTGCGGGTACGCGTGCGTTCTGAACATGGAGTTGCGCCGGCACATGATGCGCCACACGGGCGTCAGGCCGTACAAGTGTCGCGTCTGCGATCGACGCTTCGGGGACTTTGGAAGTCGACAGAAACATGAGAG ATTACACATGGGCGTCCGTCCGTACCAGTGTTCGCTGTGCGGCAAATCCTTCACGTACTCCTACGTGCTCGCCAACCATATGCTCACTCACACCGGGGAGAAGAAATACTC TTGCGGCCCCTGCAACAAGAAATTCACGAAAGCCCACCACCTAAAATACCACAACAAGGTACATCACAAAGAGCTGTACATACAACAGCAACTTGAACTGGAAGCCAAGAAGATGCGCCAACAGATCAACGTGTCCGGCCTGTCCGGGGTCATCTCCGGACAGATTGTGGATGGCACGCTGCAGCTTATACATACTGGATCTGAAG ATGGTGGTGAAGAAACACAAATGCAGGTAGTAGAGGAAACTGAAGATGGTGGGGATGATTCCGAGAAAGAGACTGATCGCGCCGTCGCCGGCATGCAAGCG gTTGTATTAGACGCTGAATTCTGCATGGACGACGAAGTGAAAGCGGAGTGA
- the LOC124641815 gene encoding myoneurin-like isoform X4: protein MDWQLTCRVCLETGDMVSLFDWDENNEQLGDKYTFCCGVEVNKNDSLPTLICLNCVDRLTYAYQFKQQCITSNDTLKECLEEFKKSSEAVSGGSSANVPTETETITIKQENGLLLQYELPVEHDPQGQWTRTLVKTPSSAVVTKAPGPRKRGRPRKYPNEQGQIELSPYQRKKPKNQEKEPEALTTLLAAGSLDLKQEPIDNEDDAFGHEEFGSADDDPDFEPAGEEQESEPETKELNPPPRKRGRPRKSLQDKPTKPKPKKQDGEDVLLKETILAFSEPIPEHILNPKPKKKYQNKKKYIYEKTHTCETCGASFTSNASLQAHIRRHLGIKPFVCSVCGFACVMREALKRHMQRHTGERPYKCRICDRRFGDYGTRQKHERLHMGVRPYQCSLCGKSFTYSYVLANHMLTHTGEKKYSCGPCNKKFTKAHHLKYHNKVHHKELYIQQQLELEAKKMRQQINVSGLSGVISGQIVDGTLQLIHTGSEDGGEETQMQVVEETEDGGDDSEKETDRAVAGMQAVVLDAEFCMDDEVKAE from the exons ATGGATTGGCAATTAACGTGTCGGGTGTGTCTAGAAACCGGGGACATGGTTTCCCTCTTTGATTGGGACGAAAATAACGAACAACTTGGCGACAAGTACACCTTCTGTTGCGGCGTGGAG gtgAATAAAAACGATAGTTTGCCAACGCTAATATGCTTGAATTGCGTCGATCGGCTAACTTACGCGTATCAATTCAAGCAGCAGTGTATAACTTCCAACGATACTCTCAAAGAATGTTTGGAAGAATTCAAAAAGTCTTCGGAAGCCGTGTCGGGAGGGAGCTCCGCCAATG TACCAACGGAGACAGAAACAATCACAATAAAGCAGGAGAATGGTCTGCTTCTCCAATACGAGTTGCCGGTGGAGCATGACCCTCAAGGCCAATGGACTCGCACATTGGTGAAAACTCCCAGCAGTGCCGTTGTGACTAAGGCTCCGGGACCCAGGAAGAGAGGACGGCCTAGGAAATATCCTAATGAACAGGGACAGATTG AACTCTCACCGTACCAACGCAAGAAGCCTAAAAACCAAGAAAAGGAACCGGAAGCCTTAACCACACTCCTGGCCGCTGGCTCCCTGGACCTCAAACAAGAGCCCATTGACAATGAGGATGATGCTTTCGGTCATGAGG AATTTGGCAGTGCAGATGATGATCCTGACTTTGAGCCTGCTGGAGAGGAACAGGAATCTGAACCAGAAACTAAAGAATTG AATCCTCCGCCCCGCAAGCGCGGCCGACCACGCAAGTCCTTGCAAGACAAGCCTACTAAACCCAAACCTAAGAAACAGGACGGTGAAGATGTGCTACTCAAGGAAACTATCCTGGCATTCTCCGAGCCCATACCGGAACATATACTCAATCCAAAGCCTAAGAAGAAGTATCAGAACaagaagaaatatatttatgagaAGAC GCACACATGTGAGACTTGCGGCGCATCGTTTACATCCAACGCTTCTCTACAGGCGCATATTCGACGCCATCTTGGAATCAAACCGTTTGTTTGCAG TGTATGCGGCTTCGCTTGCGTGATGCGCGAGGCGTTGAAGCGTCACATGCAACGTCACACCGGAGAGCGGCCGTACAAGTGCCGGATATGCGATCGACGGTTCGGAGACTATGGGACCCGGCAGAAGCATGAGAG ATTACACATGGGCGTCCGTCCGTACCAGTGTTCGCTGTGCGGCAAATCCTTCACGTACTCCTACGTGCTCGCCAACCATATGCTCACTCACACCGGGGAGAAGAAATACTC TTGCGGCCCCTGCAACAAGAAATTCACGAAAGCCCACCACCTAAAATACCACAACAAGGTACATCACAAAGAGCTGTACATACAACAGCAACTTGAACTGGAAGCCAAGAAGATGCGCCAACAGATCAACGTGTCCGGCCTGTCCGGGGTCATCTCCGGACAGATTGTGGATGGCACGCTGCAGCTTATACATACTGGATCTGAAG ATGGTGGTGAAGAAACACAAATGCAGGTAGTAGAGGAAACTGAAGATGGTGGGGATGATTCCGAGAAAGAGACTGATCGCGCCGTCGCCGGCATGCAAGCG gTTGTATTAGACGCTGAATTCTGCATGGACGACGAAGTGAAAGCGGAGTGA